In Bradyrhizobium sp. 1(2017), one DNA window encodes the following:
- a CDS encoding TAXI family TRAP transporter solute-binding subunit translates to MKLSLKRPFGRSMTGGLDLAEAPSPPSPRSAARKTALVSLAFVLAIVGALAGGYYFAMRPVTLKIAVGPANSDDVKVVQALTQGFAQHKSYVRLRPIQTDGATASANALAEGKVDLAIVRGDLDVPKNAQAVATLRKNVVVLWTVAGKGKKKGAKITKIAQLAGHRIGVVGRTQANVNLLKVILQQYGVDPAKVEIVQFPVNEVAEAIKAQKADVYLAAGPVNSKITADAIAASVREGGTPTFLAIDSADAIAQNHPAYESSEIPAGTYGGSPDRPDDEVKTISFSHHIVARKGVSDTIIAAFTRQLFAVRQQLVAEFPLAAKIETPDTDKDAVIPVHPGAAAFVDGEEKTFLDKYSDYIWWSLMALSATGSIGAWFAGYLKKDERDNNNHQRERLLDMIAAARKCETTEELDQMQTEADDILRDTLRCFDHGAIEEAALTAFNIALDQFHAAVADRKAVLFSLPPNLQRASAQFRAAGNA, encoded by the coding sequence ATGAAACTGAGCCTCAAGCGCCCGTTTGGGAGATCGATGACCGGGGGATTGGACCTGGCCGAAGCGCCCTCTCCGCCTTCGCCGCGCTCCGCGGCGCGGAAGACGGCACTCGTGTCTCTGGCGTTCGTGCTTGCCATCGTCGGTGCGCTCGCAGGCGGTTATTATTTCGCGATGCGGCCGGTGACGCTGAAGATCGCGGTCGGTCCCGCCAACAGCGATGACGTCAAGGTCGTGCAGGCGCTGACGCAGGGTTTCGCGCAGCACAAGAGCTATGTGCGGCTGCGCCCGATCCAGACCGACGGCGCGACCGCCAGCGCCAATGCACTCGCCGAGGGCAAGGTCGATCTTGCCATCGTGCGCGGCGACCTCGACGTGCCGAAGAACGCACAGGCGGTCGCGACCCTGCGCAAGAACGTGGTGGTGCTATGGACCGTAGCCGGCAAGGGCAAGAAGAAGGGCGCGAAGATCACCAAGATCGCGCAGCTCGCCGGCCATCGCATCGGCGTCGTCGGCCGGACCCAGGCCAACGTCAATCTGCTCAAGGTGATCCTCCAGCAATACGGCGTCGATCCCGCCAAGGTCGAGATCGTGCAATTCCCCGTCAATGAGGTCGCCGAGGCGATCAAGGCGCAGAAGGCCGACGTCTACCTCGCCGCCGGCCCGGTCAACAGCAAGATCACGGCCGACGCGATCGCGGCATCGGTCAGGGAGGGCGGTACGCCGACCTTCCTTGCCATCGATTCCGCGGACGCAATCGCGCAGAACCATCCGGCCTATGAATCCTCGGAGATTCCCGCAGGCACTTACGGCGGTTCACCCGATCGTCCGGACGACGAGGTCAAGACCATCAGCTTCTCGCACCACATCGTGGCGCGCAAAGGGGTGTCCGACACCATCATCGCGGCGTTCACGCGACAACTCTTCGCCGTGCGGCAGCAATTGGTGGCGGAATTCCCGCTGGCGGCGAAGATCGAGACGCCCGACACCGACAAGGATGCGGTGATCCCCGTGCATCCCGGCGCAGCCGCCTTCGTCGATGGCGAGGAGAAGACCTTCCTCGACAAATACAGCGATTACATCTGGTGGAGCCTGATGGCGCTCTCGGCCACGGGCTCGATCGGCGCCTGGTTCGCGGGCTATCTGAAGAAGGACGAACGCGACAACAACAACCATCAGCGCGAACGCCTGCTGGACATGATCGCGGCCGCACGCAAATGCGAGACGACCGAAGAGCTCGACCAGATGCAGACCGAGGCCGACGACATCCTGCGCGACACGCTGCGCTGCTTCGATCACGGCGCGATCGAGGAAGCCGCGCTCACCGCCTTCAACATCGCGCTCGACCAGTTCCACGCCGCCGTTGCCGACCGCAAGGCGGTGTTGTTCAGCCTGCCACCGAACCTGCAACGTGCGAGTGCGCAGTTCAGGGCCGCCGGCAACGCCTAA
- a CDS encoding 4a-hydroxytetrahydrobiopterin dehydratase produces the protein MAERLTAEARKQALGGLPGWGEVSGRDAIGKTFVFKDFSQAFGFMTRAALVAEKMDHHPEWRNVYKTVEVVLSTHDAGGVTARDIELAKAMNAIAG, from the coding sequence ATGGCAGAACGGCTGACGGCGGAGGCGCGCAAGCAGGCGCTGGGCGGACTACCGGGCTGGGGAGAGGTGTCCGGCCGCGACGCCATCGGGAAGACCTTTGTCTTCAAGGATTTCAGCCAGGCCTTCGGCTTCATGACCCGCGCGGCGCTGGTCGCCGAGAAGATGGATCACCATCCGGAATGGCGCAACGTCTACAAGACGGTCGAGGTGGTGCTGTCGACCCATGACGCCGGCGGCGTCACTGCGCGCGACATCGAGCTGGCCAAGGCGATGAACGCGATCGCCGGCTGA
- a CDS encoding YkvA family protein has translation MAAEHSVGFEPADRLAEDREGVRRRFWRKLKRVAAQLPFAEDLLAAYYCAFDRQTPRHVQASLLGAIAYFVLPFDFVADVMPMLGFVDDAAVLATAIRMVAGHITNEHRDAARAALNRGLDEAERNVD, from the coding sequence ATGGCTGCCGAGCACAGCGTCGGTTTCGAGCCGGCCGATCGGCTCGCGGAAGACCGTGAGGGCGTTCGCCGCCGCTTCTGGCGCAAGCTGAAGCGCGTCGCCGCGCAATTGCCGTTCGCGGAAGATCTGCTCGCCGCCTACTATTGCGCCTTCGATCGCCAGACGCCGCGCCACGTCCAGGCTTCGCTGCTCGGCGCGATCGCCTATTTCGTCCTGCCGTTCGACTTCGTTGCCGACGTGATGCCGATGCTCGGTTTCGTCGATGATGCCGCCGTGCTCGCCACCGCGATCCGCATGGTTGCCGGCCACATCACGAACGAGCACCGCGACGCCGCCCGCGCTGCGCTGAATCGCGGCCTGGACGAGGCGGAGCGGAATGTGGACTAG
- a CDS encoding TAXI family TRAP transporter solute-binding subunit — MRNALGMALAAIMTICAFAARAESQTEYDPAKVSDSLKAIFQFGSTSTKQALNSNTVTLITGTIGGTYVQFGADLASVLDDGNKIRVLPIVGRGSVQSVADILFLQGVDLGIVRADTLDYLERKGFAKDIKKQFTYVTKLYNEEMQVIAPKSIATLKDLEGKTVSVDLPNGGTFVTALTVFERLGLKANFVYVEQRIAMEKLKAGAIDAVIVVGGKPYKSVSTFNNDGRFHLAKVDYAKPLQSDYLPATLTAKDYPNLIKEGESVDTIAVPAVLAAYNWAPNTERYRKLSLFVDAFFTKFPSLQNPPFHPKWKEVSLPAPLSGWNRLPVAQQWLDKHGVEPVTQKRFEAFLKQNPAAAKVSDADREMLFKQFKAWDAENARAQAGPEKK; from the coding sequence ATGCGTAACGCTTTGGGAATGGCGCTTGCCGCCATCATGACGATCTGTGCCTTCGCGGCACGTGCCGAGTCGCAGACCGAATACGATCCCGCCAAGGTTTCGGACAGCCTGAAGGCCATCTTCCAGTTCGGCTCGACCTCGACCAAGCAGGCGCTGAACTCCAACACGGTCACGCTGATCACCGGCACGATCGGCGGCACTTATGTGCAGTTCGGCGCCGACCTCGCCTCGGTGCTCGACGACGGCAACAAGATCCGCGTGCTGCCGATCGTCGGCCGCGGCTCGGTGCAGAGCGTCGCCGACATCCTGTTCCTGCAGGGTGTCGATCTCGGCATCGTGCGGGCCGACACGCTCGACTATCTCGAGCGCAAGGGGTTTGCCAAGGACATCAAGAAGCAGTTCACCTATGTGACCAAGCTCTACAATGAAGAGATGCAGGTGATCGCGCCGAAGTCGATCGCCACGCTCAAGGATCTGGAAGGCAAGACGGTGAGCGTCGACCTGCCCAATGGGGGCACCTTCGTCACCGCGCTCACCGTGTTCGAACGGCTCGGACTCAAGGCGAATTTCGTCTATGTCGAGCAGCGTATCGCAATGGAGAAGCTGAAGGCCGGCGCGATTGACGCCGTCATCGTGGTCGGCGGCAAGCCGTATAAGTCGGTCTCGACTTTCAACAATGACGGTCGCTTCCATCTCGCGAAGGTCGATTATGCAAAGCCGCTCCAGAGCGACTACCTGCCGGCAACGCTGACCGCCAAGGACTATCCGAACCTGATCAAGGAAGGCGAGAGCGTGGACACCATCGCAGTCCCCGCGGTGCTCGCGGCGTACAATTGGGCGCCCAACACCGAGCGCTATCGCAAGCTCTCGCTGTTCGTGGACGCGTTCTTCACGAAATTCCCCTCGCTTCAGAACCCGCCCTTCCATCCCAAGTGGAAGGAGGTCTCGCTCCCGGCGCCTCTGTCCGGCTGGAACCGATTGCCGGTGGCACAGCAATGGCTCGACAAACACGGTGTCGAGCCGGTGACGCAGAAGCGATTCGAGGCGTTCCTGAAGCAGAATCCTGCGGCCGCAAAGGTGTCCGACGCGGACAGGGAAATGCTGTTCAAGCAATTCAAGGCATGGGATGCGGAGAACGCACGGGCGCAGGCGGGGCCGGAGAAGAAGTAG
- a CDS encoding NADPH:quinone oxidoreductase family protein, translating to MKAILCSQYCQPDDLVLTEVPDPVAGPGEAVIAIKAAALNFFDILMIQGKYQIKPPFPFSPAAEVAGVIESIGAGVTDLKVGDRVVASCGHNGAREKIALPAASIVKIPDNLDYDRAAGIIIIYGTALHALEDRASPKPGETLAVLGAAGGTGLAACELGKLMGLKVIACASSDEKLEFAKAHGAELTLNYAKEDLKEGLRKLTGGKGVDIIFDPVGGTYAEQALRSIAWEGRFLVIGFAAGDIPKMPLNLALLKGCDIRGVFWGAWTRQNPEKNRANLEKLVRWTAEGKISSHVDRTFPLAQTADALKVLAGRQAMGKVILHP from the coding sequence ATGAAAGCCATCCTCTGCTCGCAATATTGCCAGCCCGACGACCTCGTGCTGACTGAGGTGCCGGATCCGGTGGCGGGCCCGGGCGAAGCCGTGATCGCAATCAAGGCGGCGGCGCTGAACTTCTTCGACATCCTGATGATCCAGGGCAAGTACCAGATCAAGCCGCCCTTCCCGTTCTCGCCGGCCGCCGAAGTCGCCGGCGTGATCGAGAGCATCGGCGCTGGCGTGACCGATCTGAAAGTCGGCGATCGCGTGGTCGCATCCTGCGGCCACAACGGCGCGCGTGAGAAGATCGCGCTGCCGGCGGCTTCGATCGTGAAGATCCCCGACAATCTCGACTATGACCGCGCGGCCGGCATCATCATCATCTACGGCACCGCGCTGCATGCGCTGGAGGATCGCGCGAGCCCGAAGCCGGGCGAGACGCTCGCGGTGCTCGGCGCGGCCGGCGGCACCGGCCTTGCGGCCTGCGAGCTCGGCAAGCTGATGGGCTTGAAGGTGATCGCCTGCGCCTCGTCGGACGAGAAGCTCGAATTCGCCAAGGCGCATGGCGCCGAGCTGACGCTGAACTACGCCAAGGAAGATTTGAAGGAAGGCCTGCGCAAGCTCACCGGCGGCAAGGGCGTCGACATCATCTTCGATCCCGTGGGCGGCACCTATGCCGAGCAGGCGCTGCGCTCGATCGCCTGGGAGGGCCGCTTCCTCGTGATCGGCTTTGCCGCCGGCGACATTCCGAAAATGCCGCTGAATCTCGCGTTGCTGAAGGGCTGCGACATCCGCGGCGTGTTCTGGGGTGCCTGGACGCGGCAGAATCCGGAGAAGAACCGCGCCAATCTCGAGAAGCTCGTGAGATGGACCGCGGAAGGCAAGATCTCATCGCATGTCGACCGCACCTTCCCGCTGGCCCAGACCGCGGACGCATTGAAGGTGCTCGCCGGACGTCAGGCGATGGGCAAGGTGATCTTGCACCCGTGA
- a CDS encoding SDR family oxidoreductase, producing the protein MFETGLLKNKRILVTGGGSGLGAAMARRFLALGAELVICGRKHDRLEATAREMREETGGKVTTIACDIRDGAVVDGMMDAIWREAPLDVLVNNAAATFIAQSEHLSLRAADAILAPTLHGAMHCTLAAGKRWIEGKHNGVVLSILSTSTITGRAFTMPSAMAKSAVLAMTKSLAVEWGPKGIRTVAIAPGPFPTAGASGQLRPEGRDDSWAARNPLGRTGEHGELADLASFLVSDGARYINGEMVVIDGGAHLRSSGAEDLLGWSEAQWAEQRAARSKS; encoded by the coding sequence ATGTTTGAAACAGGCCTGCTCAAGAACAAGCGCATCCTCGTGACCGGTGGCGGGTCGGGCCTTGGCGCTGCGATGGCGCGCCGTTTCCTTGCACTCGGCGCCGAGCTCGTGATCTGCGGCCGCAAGCACGATCGGCTCGAGGCAACGGCGCGTGAGATGCGCGAGGAGACTGGCGGCAAGGTCACGACCATCGCCTGCGACATTCGCGACGGTGCTGTCGTCGATGGCATGATGGACGCGATCTGGCGCGAGGCACCGCTCGACGTTCTCGTCAACAACGCCGCCGCAACGTTCATCGCGCAGAGCGAGCACCTGTCGCTCCGCGCCGCGGATGCGATCCTGGCGCCGACGCTGCATGGCGCGATGCATTGCACGCTCGCCGCCGGCAAGCGCTGGATCGAGGGCAAGCACAACGGCGTCGTGCTCTCGATCCTGTCGACCTCGACCATCACCGGCCGCGCCTTCACAATGCCGTCCGCGATGGCGAAGTCGGCGGTGCTGGCGATGACCAAAAGTCTCGCCGTGGAATGGGGCCCGAAGGGCATCCGCACCGTTGCGATCGCGCCGGGTCCGTTCCCGACCGCGGGCGCATCGGGGCAACTCCGCCCCGAAGGCCGTGACGACAGCTGGGCCGCGCGCAATCCGCTCGGGCGCACGGGCGAGCACGGCGAGCTAGCCGACCTCGCCAGCTTCCTGGTCTCGGATGGCGCCCGCTACATCAATGGCGAGATGGTGGTGATCGACGGTGGCGCGCATCTGCGCAGTTCCGGCGCCGAGGACCTGCTCGGCTGGAGCGAGGCGCAATGGGCCGAGCAGCGCGCCGCGCGAAGCAAAAGCTAG
- a CDS encoding invasion associated locus B family protein, whose translation MWRVLILALMTGVMAGGVTDPARAQSAQPAPKSAPATPKPAAPAANTTAKSAAKPESKPATPPPAIAGGAEPTLIGQFGTWGAYSATPNGKKVCFALAKPSASKTNPPNRPRDPAYAFVSTRPAEKVNNEVSVMIGYALKPGSESSVEVGGASFAMYTQGDGLWIKNAAEEERMVEAMRKSADLVVKGVSAKGTETTDTFSLKGLAQALDKIAQDCRR comes from the coding sequence ATGTGGCGGGTGCTGATTTTAGCTTTGATGACTGGCGTCATGGCCGGTGGGGTCACCGACCCCGCGCGGGCGCAGTCGGCGCAACCGGCGCCCAAGTCTGCTCCGGCGACACCGAAGCCGGCCGCGCCGGCGGCTAATACGACGGCCAAGTCGGCCGCAAAGCCAGAGAGTAAACCTGCGACGCCGCCCCCAGCGATTGCGGGCGGCGCAGAGCCGACGCTGATCGGGCAGTTCGGCACCTGGGGCGCCTATTCGGCGACACCCAACGGCAAGAAGGTCTGCTTCGCGCTGGCCAAGCCGTCGGCGTCGAAGACCAACCCGCCGAACCGGCCGCGCGATCCCGCCTATGCCTTCGTCTCGACCCGGCCGGCGGAGAAGGTGAACAACGAAGTCTCGGTCATGATCGGCTATGCGCTGAAGCCGGGCTCGGAATCGTCGGTCGAGGTCGGCGGCGCCTCCTTCGCGATGTACACGCAGGGCGACGGCCTCTGGATCAAGAATGCGGCCGAAGAGGAGCGGATGGTCGAGGCCATGCGCAAATCCGCCGATCTCGTGGTCAAGGGCGTCTCGGCCAAGGGCACCGAGACGACCGATACCTTCTCGCTGAAGGGCCTCGCCCAGGCACTCGACAAGATCGCCCAGGACTGCAGGCGTTGA
- the rlmN gene encoding 23S rRNA (adenine(2503)-C(2))-methyltransferase RlmN — protein MQPTAEPHNAILVEKTPLETYVPPAKPSLIGLSRAELADRLGEIGVAPAQRKMRVQQLWHWLYFRGAQSFDDMTSISKGIRAELAQHFTVDRPEVVAEQISSDGTRKWLLRLPSGDNVERAHEVECVYIPETDRGTLCVSSQVGCTLNCAFCHTGTQRLVRNLTAGEIVGQVMVARDRLNDWADREDGTRRVTNIVMMGMGEPLYNFDAVRDALLIVGDNEGIGISRRRITLSTSGVVPNIVRAGEEIGVMLAISLHAVRDELRNELVPLNRKYPIKELLQACRDYPGASNARRITFEYVMLKGVNDSLDDAKLLVKMLKGIPAKINLIPFNPWPGTAYECSDWDQIEKFSEYIFNAGYSSPVRTPRGRDILAACGQLKSETEKLSARERQALRAMAMTD, from the coding sequence ATGCAACCGACTGCCGAGCCGCACAACGCAATCCTGGTGGAGAAGACTCCGCTCGAAACCTATGTGCCGCCGGCCAAGCCGTCGCTGATCGGCCTGTCGCGCGCCGAGCTTGCCGATCGCCTCGGCGAGATCGGCGTGGCACCGGCGCAGCGCAAGATGCGCGTGCAGCAGCTGTGGCACTGGCTTTATTTCCGCGGCGCCCAGAGCTTCGACGACATGACCTCGATCTCGAAAGGAATCCGCGCCGAGCTCGCGCAGCATTTCACCGTCGATCGGCCCGAGGTCGTGGCCGAGCAGATCTCCAGCGACGGCACCCGCAAATGGCTGCTGCGGCTGCCGAGCGGCGACAATGTCGAACGCGCGCATGAAGTCGAGTGCGTCTACATCCCCGAGACCGACCGCGGCACGCTCTGCGTCTCCTCGCAGGTCGGCTGCACCCTGAACTGCGCCTTCTGCCACACCGGCACGCAGCGCCTGGTGCGCAACCTCACCGCCGGCGAGATCGTCGGACAGGTGATGGTCGCACGTGACCGCCTCAATGATTGGGCCGATCGCGAGGACGGCACGCGCCGCGTCACCAACATCGTGATGATGGGCATGGGCGAGCCGCTCTACAATTTCGACGCGGTGCGCGATGCGCTGCTCATCGTTGGCGACAATGAGGGCATCGGCATCTCCCGCCGCCGCATCACGCTGTCGACCTCGGGCGTGGTGCCGAACATCGTGCGCGCCGGCGAGGAGATCGGCGTGATGCTCGCGATCTCGCTGCATGCCGTGCGCGACGAGCTGCGCAACGAGCTGGTGCCGCTCAACCGCAAATACCCGATCAAGGAGCTGCTGCAGGCCTGCCGCGACTATCCCGGCGCGTCCAATGCGCGGCGCATCACCTTCGAATATGTGATGCTCAAGGGCGTCAACGATTCGCTCGACGATGCGAAGCTGCTCGTGAAGATGCTCAAGGGCATTCCGGCCAAGATCAATCTGATTCCGTTCAATCCCTGGCCCGGCACGGCCTATGAATGCTCGGACTGGGACCAGATCGAAAAATTCTCCGAATACATCTTCAACGCCGGCTATTCCTCGCCGGTGCGTACCCCGCGCGGCCGCGACATCCTCGCCGCCTGCGGCCAGCTCAAGTCGGAGACCGAAAAGCTCAGCGCACGCGAGCGCCAGGCGCTGCGCGCCATGGCGATGACGGATTAG
- a CDS encoding phosphatase PAP2 family protein, with amino-acid sequence MNRTGLFIALALWLVIGVVFGLYPELDLKLASLFFDPETRAFPLKLNGWASFARDAAMWIAWAFVLPSLVALVVKLIRPDRPLLVSGRAMVFLLVTIIMSAGILTNLTFKTYWGRPRPVVVTQFAGDQQFVPWWDPRGGCARNCSFFSGEGATAFWTLAPAALAPPAWRPLAYAGAVVFGALTSGLRMAFGGHFFTDVAIAGLVSFVVIWLAYALIYRWPRTRFSDEAVDAALTRLAMPGYRLRQRLFGGKTGPAPSI; translated from the coding sequence ATGAACCGGACTGGACTTTTCATCGCCCTGGCGCTGTGGCTCGTGATCGGCGTCGTCTTCGGCCTCTATCCCGAGCTCGATCTCAAGCTTGCCTCGCTGTTCTTCGACCCCGAGACGAGGGCGTTTCCGCTCAAGCTGAACGGCTGGGCCAGCTTCGCGCGGGATGCGGCGATGTGGATCGCCTGGGCGTTCGTGTTGCCGTCGCTCGTCGCGCTCGTGGTCAAGTTGATCCGGCCCGACCGGCCGCTGCTGGTGTCGGGGCGCGCGATGGTGTTCCTGCTGGTGACGATCATCATGTCGGCTGGCATTCTCACCAACCTGACCTTCAAGACCTATTGGGGACGTCCGCGTCCGGTGGTGGTGACGCAGTTTGCCGGCGACCAGCAGTTCGTGCCGTGGTGGGATCCGCGGGGCGGCTGCGCGCGCAACTGCTCATTCTTCTCGGGCGAGGGCGCGACCGCCTTCTGGACCCTGGCACCCGCCGCGCTGGCCCCGCCGGCATGGCGGCCGCTCGCCTATGCCGGCGCCGTGGTGTTCGGCGCCTTGACCAGCGGCCTGCGCATGGCCTTCGGCGGACACTTCTTCACCGATGTCGCGATTGCCGGCCTCGTCAGTTTCGTCGTGATCTGGCTTGCCTATGCCCTGATTTACCGCTGGCCGCGGACGCGATTCTCGGACGAGGCGGTCGATGCGGCCCTGACCCGCCTGGCCATGCCCGGCTACCGCCTCCGCCAGCGCCTGTTCGGCGGCAAGACCGGTCCCGCGCCGTCGATTTGA
- the argG gene encoding argininosuccinate synthase, which translates to MTTILKSLPKGEKVGIAFSGGLDTSAALLWMKQKGARCYAYTANLGQPDEADYNEIPRKAQEFGAEKARLVDCRTQLVHEGIAAIQSGAFHISTGGITYFNTTPLGRAVTGTMLVAAMKEDGVNIWGDGSTFKGNDIERFYRYGLLTNPGLKIYKPWLDQQFIDELGGRAEMSAFMTAQGFAYKMSAEKAYSTDSNLLGATHEAKDLESLDSGIKIVNPIMGVPFWRDDCTVKAEKVVVRFEEGQPVALNGQTFPDPVALFLEANAIGGRHGLGMSDQIENRIIEAKSRGIYEAPGMALLHIAYERLVTGIHNEDTIEQYRISGMRLGRLLYQGRWFDSQALMLRETAQRWVARAVTGEVTLELRRGNDYSILNTESPNLTYAPERLSMEKVEDAAFSPADRIGQLTMRNLDIADTRTKLGLYSKTGLLSGTEGSQIFRLESDKG; encoded by the coding sequence ATGACCACGATCCTGAAAAGCCTGCCCAAGGGTGAGAAAGTCGGCATCGCTTTTTCCGGCGGCCTCGACACCTCAGCGGCGCTGCTCTGGATGAAGCAGAAGGGCGCGCGCTGCTACGCCTACACCGCCAACCTCGGCCAGCCGGACGAGGCCGACTACAACGAGATCCCGCGCAAGGCGCAGGAGTTCGGCGCCGAGAAGGCCCGGCTCGTCGATTGCCGCACGCAGCTTGTCCACGAGGGTATCGCCGCGATCCAGTCGGGCGCCTTCCACATCTCGACCGGCGGCATCACCTATTTCAACACCACCCCGCTCGGCCGTGCCGTCACCGGCACGATGCTGGTCGCGGCGATGAAGGAAGACGGCGTCAACATCTGGGGCGACGGCTCGACCTTCAAGGGCAACGACATCGAGCGCTTCTACCGCTACGGCCTGCTCACCAACCCCGGCCTGAAGATCTACAAGCCCTGGCTCGACCAGCAGTTCATCGACGAGCTCGGCGGCCGCGCCGAGATGTCGGCGTTCATGACCGCGCAGGGCTTCGCCTACAAGATGAGCGCCGAGAAGGCGTACTCGACCGACAGCAATCTGCTCGGCGCCACGCACGAGGCCAAGGATCTCGAAAGCCTCGACAGCGGCATCAAGATCGTCAACCCGATCATGGGCGTACCGTTCTGGCGCGACGACTGCACTGTGAAGGCCGAGAAGGTCGTGGTGCGTTTCGAGGAGGGCCAGCCGGTTGCGCTCAACGGCCAGACCTTCCCTGACCCCGTCGCGCTGTTCCTCGAAGCCAATGCGATCGGCGGCCGCCACGGCCTCGGCATGAGCGACCAGATCGAGAACCGCATCATCGAGGCCAAGAGCCGCGGCATTTACGAAGCGCCCGGCATGGCGCTCCTGCACATCGCCTATGAGCGTCTCGTCACCGGCATCCACAACGAGGATACCATCGAGCAGTACCGCATCAGCGGCATGCGTCTCGGCCGGCTGCTCTATCAGGGTCGCTGGTTCGACTCGCAGGCCCTCATGCTGCGCGAGACCGCGCAGCGCTGGGTCGCGCGCGCCGTCACCGGCGAGGTCACGCTCGAGCTGCGCCGCGGCAACGATTATTCGATCCTCAACACCGAGAGCCCCAACCTCACCTACGCGCCGGAACGGCTCAGCATGGAGAAGGTCGAGGACGCCGCGTTCTCGCCGGCCGACCGCATCGGCCAGCTCACCATGCGCAACCTCGACATCGCCGACACGCGCACCAAGCTCGGTCTCTACTCGAAGACCGGTCTGTTGTCGGGCACGGAGGGCTCGCAGATCTTCAGGCTCGAAAGCGACAAGGGCTGA
- a CDS encoding TetR/AcrR family transcriptional regulator has product MGKGEATRERILEIAETAVLAKGFAATSIDEVIAEAGLTRSGFFYHFRDKNALAREMLRRYVETNDRLFDEIFRRGRELSDDPLQSFLISLKLLAEIMGDLPNGHPGCLIASICYQERLFDRQVRDLTTQSVRSWNAHFRAILDGIAAVYPPREAIELDDLAEMVSCVVDGAIIMSKTLNDPKRLERQILLFRSCVKLVFAAGPAMPSTSP; this is encoded by the coding sequence ATGGGAAAGGGCGAAGCGACGCGCGAACGCATTCTCGAGATCGCGGAAACGGCGGTGCTCGCAAAAGGCTTCGCCGCGACCTCGATCGACGAGGTCATCGCCGAGGCCGGACTCACCAGGAGCGGCTTCTTCTATCATTTCAGGGACAAGAACGCGCTGGCGCGGGAGATGCTGCGCCGGTATGTGGAAACGAACGATCGGCTGTTCGACGAAATCTTCCGGCGGGGACGCGAGCTTTCGGACGACCCGCTCCAGTCCTTCCTGATCTCCCTGAAATTGCTCGCCGAGATCATGGGCGATCTGCCAAACGGTCATCCCGGCTGCCTGATTGCCAGCATCTGCTATCAGGAGCGCTTGTTCGACCGGCAGGTTCGCGACCTGACCACGCAATCAGTCAGGAGCTGGAATGCGCATTTCCGCGCGATCCTCGACGGCATCGCCGCAGTCTATCCACCGCGCGAGGCGATTGAGCTCGACGATCTCGCCGAGATGGTCTCGTGCGTCGTCGACGGCGCGATCATCATGTCGAAAACGCTCAACGACCCGAAGCGGCTGGAGCGACAGATCCTGCTGTTCCGCAGCTGTGTGAAGCTGGTATTCGCCGCAGGGCCGGCAATGCCATCGACCAGCCCGTAG